The Shewanella sp. MTB7 genome includes a window with the following:
- a CDS encoding 3-oxoacyl-ACP synthase III, translated as MKYSRVFINSLTYELAPEVVSTSDLESRLAPLYKKFRIPMGQLAALTGIQERRWWPKGHRLSDGALAAAHKAIDETGIKVSDLGAVVYTGVCRDQHEPATACRIAAELGVSKDTAIYDISNACLGVLSGILDIANRIELGQIKAGLVVSCESARHIVDITIDNMLADQTMQNYAQSLATLTGGSGAVAVLLTDGSLPLRSDRQHQLLGASHLSAPEHHNLCQWGLQEAGLHLYREFMRTDGVALLKEGVELARHTWSHFLEQRDWVVEQVDKVICHQVGSSNRRLVLNALNIPQEKEFPTYQLLGNMGTVSLPVTAAMAHDQGFLKKGDQVSFLGIGSGLNCMMLGIKW; from the coding sequence ATGAAATATTCCCGAGTATTTATTAATAGCCTGACATATGAACTGGCACCTGAAGTCGTGTCCACTTCCGATTTAGAATCTAGATTGGCACCACTATACAAGAAATTTCGCATTCCAATGGGGCAACTTGCTGCATTGACTGGTATCCAGGAGCGCCGTTGGTGGCCAAAAGGCCATCGGTTATCCGATGGTGCTTTGGCGGCTGCACATAAGGCGATTGATGAGACAGGCATTAAAGTCAGCGATCTTGGTGCTGTGGTGTACACAGGAGTCTGTCGAGATCAACATGAACCCGCCACCGCATGTCGTATTGCCGCTGAGCTAGGTGTATCTAAAGATACCGCTATCTATGATATCAGCAATGCCTGCTTAGGCGTCTTATCTGGTATTTTGGACATCGCTAACCGAATCGAGTTAGGTCAAATTAAAGCTGGCCTAGTCGTTTCATGTGAATCAGCGCGTCATATTGTCGATATAACAATCGATAATATGTTGGCTGATCAAACGATGCAGAATTATGCTCAGTCACTGGCGACCTTAACCGGTGGTTCTGGTGCGGTAGCGGTATTACTAACTGATGGCAGTTTACCGTTAAGAAGCGATCGTCAACATCAGCTCTTAGGAGCCAGTCACCTTTCAGCGCCTGAACATCACAATCTTTGTCAGTGGGGTTTACAAGAAGCGGGCTTACATCTTTATCGTGAGTTTATGCGCACCGATGGTGTTGCCTTACTTAAAGAAGGTGTAGAGCTTGCTCGTCATACTTGGAGTCATTTCCTTGAGCAACGTGACTGGGTGGTTGAACAGGTCGATAAGGTTATCTGCCATCAGGTGGGTTCTTCTAATCGCCGTTTAGTGCTTAATGCCTTGAACATCCCTCAAGAGAAAGAGTTCCCCACATACCAGTTGCTGGGCAATATGGGCACGGTATCTTTGCCGGTAACGGCGGCTATGGCACATGACCAAGGTTTCCTTAAAAAGGGCGATCAGGTGAGCTTTCTCGGCATTGGCAGTGGGTTAAACTGCATGATGTTAGGGATTAAGTGGTAG